A stretch of the bacterium SCSIO 12827 genome encodes the following:
- a CDS encoding ion transporter — protein MSDASTDTLDQRPAGALGRLQAFIEAEATRRVIIAVIIFNAIVLGLETSPTAMAAAGDILRLLDHIAVAIFVAELSIKLVVYRLGFFRSAWNIFDFVIVGISLMPVTEGMTVLRALRVLRALRLVSAVPKMRVVIQALLEAVPGMSSVLALLCLVFYIAAVMATKLFGGDFPAWFGTIGESAYSLFQIMTLESWSMGIVRPVMEVHPFAWAFFVPFILIVTFAVLNLFIAIIVNSMHDAAAVDAEQHQAEQDEIIRKLAMQVDRIEQKVTALADRQPPDGAAGDRR, from the coding sequence ATGTCCGACGCATCGACCGATACCCTGGACCAGCGCCCGGCGGGCGCCCTGGGCCGCCTGCAGGCCTTCATCGAGGCCGAGGCGACCCGCCGCGTGATCATCGCCGTCATCATCTTCAACGCCATCGTCCTTGGCCTGGAAACCTCGCCCACGGCGATGGCCGCCGCCGGGGACATCCTGCGCCTGCTCGATCACATCGCGGTCGCCATTTTCGTTGCCGAACTTTCGATCAAACTCGTGGTCTATCGGCTTGGGTTTTTCCGCAGCGCCTGGAATATCTTCGACTTCGTGATCGTCGGCATATCCTTGATGCCGGTGACGGAGGGCATGACCGTGCTGCGCGCACTTCGCGTGCTGCGCGCACTTCGCCTTGTCTCCGCCGTGCCCAAGATGCGCGTAGTGATCCAGGCCTTGCTGGAGGCCGTGCCGGGCATGAGCTCGGTCCTCGCCCTGCTGTGCCTGGTGTTCTATATCGCCGCCGTCATGGCGACCAAGCTGTTCGGCGGCGATTTCCCCGCCTGGTTCGGCACCATCGGGGAATCGGCCTATTCCCTGTTCCAGATCATGACCCTGGAATCCTGGTCCATGGGTATCGTCCGTCCGGTGATGGAGGTCCACCCCTTCGCCTGGGCGTTCTTCGTGCCGTTCATCCTGATCGTCACCTTTGCCGTCCTCAACCTGTTCATCGCGATCATCGTCAATTCCATGCACGACGCGGCAGCCGTCGACGCGGAGCAGCATCAGGCCGAACAGGACGAGATCATCCGCAAGCTGGCGATGCAGGTCGACCGCATCGAACAAAAGGTCACCGCCCTGGCCGACCGGCAGCCCCCGGACGGCGCAGCAGGCGACCGTCGATAA
- a CDS encoding cupin domain-containing protein — MEPKIIRAGDRQTKIAPAHNFVGQVLHESVFAEEAPSRLRVSRVTFTPGGRTNWHTHAVGQILYVLSGSGRYQLEGQAVEEINAGDTVVIPPNARHWHGAAPDSMMCHLALSEADDQGNGATWLEPVDDKDFMQEPA; from the coding sequence ATGGAACCCAAAATCATCCGCGCCGGCGATCGGCAAACCAAGATCGCTCCGGCCCATAATTTCGTCGGTCAGGTCCTGCATGAAAGCGTGTTCGCCGAGGAAGCGCCGTCGCGGCTGCGTGTGTCGCGCGTCACCTTCACGCCCGGCGGGCGCACCAACTGGCACACCCATGCGGTGGGGCAGATTCTTTACGTGCTGTCGGGTTCGGGCCGCTACCAGCTGGAAGGCCAGGCGGTCGAGGAAATCAACGCCGGCGACACGGTCGTCATTCCGCCCAATGCCCGCCATTGGCATGGTGCCGCGCCGGACAGCATGATGTGCCACCTCGCCCTGTCCGAAGCCGACGATCAGGGCAATGGCGCGACCTGGTTGGAGCCTGTCGATGACAAGGACTTCATGCAGGAACCGGCGTAA
- a CDS encoding transglycosylase SLT domain-containing protein: MAWQTRLFLCWLLAWGLGWAPDALAARGQASENTDEVCLQAARAVERREGIPANLLAAIALTESGRFDKESGENFAWPWTVTSQGKGRYFATKAEARAEVEILLSQGVRNIDVGCMQINMHYHWNAFETLDHAFDPAANAAYAAKFLKAKYDQTRNWLTAAGQYHSQTPENFRPYRIKVLSYWNRLNRGDGETRQAKKDAGTDGDESRETTLVAVDTGRTARLNGLLKEKRRNERLDMRALGDTDRRRTDLDDWRYQKRRGVHLEAVVAQRIAEMEVQRAEKMRDLDRATRDVTFAEKRRDQLDRWRRTGKLVGDTPQITVER, encoded by the coding sequence ATGGCGTGGCAAACGCGCTTGTTCCTTTGCTGGCTTTTGGCCTGGGGTCTTGGATGGGCCCCGGACGCCTTGGCCGCGCGCGGACAAGCATCTGAAAATACTGACGAAGTCTGTCTCCAGGCGGCGCGCGCCGTGGAACGGCGCGAGGGCATTCCGGCCAATCTTCTGGCCGCCATCGCGCTGACGGAGTCGGGCCGTTTCGATAAGGAAAGCGGGGAAAATTTTGCCTGGCCCTGGACCGTGACATCCCAGGGCAAGGGCCGCTATTTCGCGACCAAGGCCGAAGCCCGCGCCGAGGTTGAAATTTTGTTGAGCCAAGGGGTCCGCAACATCGACGTCGGCTGCATGCAGATCAACATGCATTACCACTGGAACGCCTTCGAGACCCTGGACCATGCCTTTGATCCCGCCGCCAACGCGGCCTATGCGGCCAAGTTCCTGAAGGCCAAATATGACCAGACCCGCAATTGGCTGACCGCAGCCGGCCAGTACCATTCCCAAACGCCGGAAAACTTCCGTCCCTACCGCATCAAGGTGCTGAGCTATTGGAACCGCCTGAACCGGGGTGACGGCGAAACCCGTCAAGCCAAGAAGGACGCCGGGACGGACGGGGATGAATCCCGCGAGACCACCCTGGTCGCCGTCGACACCGGCCGCACCGCACGCTTGAACGGCCTGCTCAAGGAAAAGCGCCGGAACGAACGTCTGGACATGCGGGCACTGGGCGACACCGACCGGCGGCGCACCGATCTCGACGACTGGCGTTATCAGAAACGCCGCGGCGTGCACCTGGAGGCCGTGGTCGCCCAACGAATCGCCGAGATGGAAGTGCAGCGCGCGGAAAAGATGCGCGACCTGGATCGCGCCACCCGCGACGTCACCTTCGCCGAAAAGCGCCGCGACCAGCTTGACCGCTGGCGCCGGACCGGCAAGTTGGTCGGCGACACGCCACAGATAACGGTCGAACGCTAA
- a CDS encoding N-acetyltransferase, translated as MSTSDTIQVRDATEADMAAIRDIYAHHVATGGGSFEYDPPDVAEMIRRRAAVVDAGYPYILAEDAGRVLGYAYAGAYRPRRAYRYTVEDSVYVAEDAHRRGVGQKLLAELIRRCTAEGYRQMIAVIGDSGNAGSISLHRKMGFREVGVIRNIGFKFGRWLDSVTMQLALGDGGDSLPED; from the coding sequence ATGAGCACATCCGACACCATCCAAGTCCGCGACGCCACCGAGGCCGACATGGCCGCGATCCGCGACATCTACGCCCATCATGTGGCGACCGGCGGCGGCAGCTTCGAATACGATCCGCCGGATGTCGCCGAGATGATCCGCCGCCGCGCCGCCGTGGTCGACGCCGGATACCCCTATATCCTGGCCGAGGACGCCGGGCGGGTGCTGGGATACGCCTATGCCGGGGCCTATCGGCCGCGCCGGGCCTATCGCTATACGGTGGAGGATTCGGTCTATGTCGCCGAGGACGCCCATCGCCGCGGCGTCGGCCAGAAACTGCTGGCGGAGCTGATCCGTCGCTGCACCGCCGAGGGCTATCGGCAGATGATCGCGGTGATCGGGGATTCGGGAAATGCGGGCTCAATTAGTTTGCACCGCAAAATGGGCTTCCGCGAGGTCGGGGTCATCCGCAACATCGGATTCAAGTTCGGGCGCTGGCTCGACTCGGTGACCATGCAGCTGGCGCTCGGCGACGGCGGGGATTCCTTGCCCGAAGACTAA
- a CDS encoding N-formylglutamate amidohydrolase, which yields MDKGRDAGQNEDGTGGTSSAASAGPQTPARPIDIFRPNAQTAPVVFASPHSGRNYTPDFVEQSCLDATALRRSEDAFVDQLFRRAPDFGAPLIRANFPRAYVDANREAYELDPRMFSGALPDYVVTRSPRIAAGLGTIARVVANGEEIYSHPLTFAEARRRIEDTHRPYHKALMGLIDDTRQAFGGCLLVDCHSMPSNVTGTRNDHPLGDIILGDCHGTAAAPAMTALAERLLRELGFSVTRNRPYAGGYTTRHYGRPRAGVHVLQIELNRALYLDETAIAPKPEMAGITARLDDFMAQLCAGARRLVLPEAAE from the coding sequence ATGGATAAAGGCCGGGACGCAGGCCAAAACGAAGACGGCACGGGCGGTACCTCGTCCGCCGCCTCGGCCGGGCCCCAAACCCCGGCCCGGCCTATCGACATTTTCCGCCCCAACGCGCAGACCGCCCCCGTGGTGTTCGCCTCCCCCCATTCGGGCCGCAATTACACCCCCGACTTCGTCGAACAATCCTGTTTGGACGCGACGGCGCTGCGCCGCTCGGAAGACGCCTTCGTTGACCAATTGTTCCGCCGTGCCCCCGATTTCGGCGCGCCCCTGATTCGCGCCAATTTCCCGCGCGCCTATGTGGACGCCAACCGCGAGGCTTATGAGCTCGACCCCCGCATGTTCTCAGGCGCCCTGCCAGACTATGTGGTGACCCGCTCGCCGCGCATCGCGGCGGGGCTTGGCACCATCGCCCGCGTGGTCGCCAACGGTGAGGAAATCTACAGCCATCCCCTGACCTTCGCCGAGGCCCGCCGGCGTATCGAGGACACCCACCGGCCCTATCACAAGGCACTCATGGGCCTGATCGACGACACGCGCCAGGCTTTCGGCGGCTGTCTTCTGGTCGATTGCCATTCCATGCCGTCCAACGTGACCGGCACCCGCAATGACCATCCCCTGGGCGATATCATTCTGGGCGATTGCCACGGCACCGCCGCCGCGCCGGCGATGACAGCCCTGGCGGAACGGTTGCTCAGGGAACTGGGCTTTTCCGTGACCCGCAACCGGCCCTATGCCGGCGGCTATACCACCCGCCATTACGGTCGCCCCCGGGCGGGCGTTCATGTCCTGCAGATCGAACTCAACCGCGCCCTTTACCTGGACGAGACAGCCATCGCGCCCAAGCCGGAAATGGCCGGGATCACCGCCCGCCTTGACGATTTCATGGCGCAGCTTTGCGCCGGGGCGCGGCGGCTGGTCCTGCCGGAAGCGGCGGAATAA
- the tcuA gene encoding FAD-dependent tricarballylate dehydrogenase TcuA, translating to MKGLPEKVDVIVVGGGGAAMAAALTARERGASVLVLEAAPKDFRGGNTRHVRNIRYAHDAATDFVTGPYPVDEYYDDLLRVTQGNTDKDLSRFLIEKSLDAADWMAARGVKFQPPLSGTIGLDRTNAFFKGGGKAVLNAYYATAEKLGIDCRYEAEVMDLKIEDGAFTAARVKYQGQEQTVEARAIVLASGGYQADIDWLKEGWGEAAEGFLIRGTGYNKGRMLRVLMDHGAETAADADQCHAIAIDARSPKCDGGIATRVDCVIYSIMVNRKAQRFYDEGEDIWPKRYAIWGRLLAKQEDQIAFGIVDAKANDLFMPSLYPPLKADSIRDLAGLLELDPDALEKTVADYNAACRGGGNKDREFKPGVLDGLSTEGLSPAKSNWAQTIDTPPYYGYPLRTGITFTYLGVKVNKEARVQFKGKDGRTVSAANIFAAGEIVSGNILGQGYAGGIGMAIGLVFGRIAGEGAARNASN from the coding sequence ATGAAGGGGTTACCGGAAAAAGTAGACGTCATTGTCGTCGGCGGCGGCGGAGCCGCCATGGCGGCCGCCCTGACCGCGCGCGAACGCGGCGCCAGCGTGCTGGTGCTGGAAGCGGCACCCAAGGATTTCCGTGGCGGCAACACCCGCCACGTGCGCAACATCCGCTATGCCCATGACGCGGCGACGGATTTCGTCACCGGCCCCTATCCGGTTGATGAATATTACGATGACCTGTTGCGCGTGACCCAGGGCAATACGGACAAGGACCTGTCCCGCTTCCTGATCGAAAAATCCCTCGACGCCGCCGACTGGATGGCGGCCCGGGGTGTCAAGTTTCAGCCGCCCCTGTCCGGCACCATCGGCCTGGACCGCACCAACGCCTTTTTCAAGGGCGGCGGCAAGGCGGTCTTGAACGCCTATTACGCGACTGCGGAAAAGCTCGGCATTGATTGCCGCTACGAGGCCGAGGTCATGGACCTGAAGATCGAGGACGGCGCCTTCACCGCCGCCCGCGTCAAATACCAGGGTCAGGAACAGACGGTCGAGGCGCGGGCCATCGTGCTCGCCTCCGGCGGGTACCAGGCCGACATCGACTGGCTGAAGGAAGGCTGGGGCGAGGCGGCCGAGGGCTTTCTGATCCGCGGCACCGGCTACAACAAGGGCCGCATGCTGCGGGTTCTCATGGACCACGGCGCCGAAACGGCTGCCGACGCGGACCAGTGCCACGCCATTGCCATCGACGCCCGCAGCCCGAAATGCGACGGCGGCATCGCCACGCGGGTCGACTGCGTGATCTATTCCATCATGGTCAACCGCAAGGCCCAGCGTTTCTATGACGAGGGCGAGGACATCTGGCCCAAGCGCTATGCCATCTGGGGCCGTCTGCTGGCCAAGCAGGAAGACCAGATCGCCTTCGGCATCGTCGACGCCAAGGCCAACGACCTGTTCATGCCGTCGCTTTACCCGCCCTTGAAGGCCGACAGCATCCGCGACCTTGCCGGTCTGCTGGAACTGGACCCCGACGCCCTGGAAAAGACCGTGGCGGACTACAACGCCGCCTGCCGCGGGGGGGGCAACAAGGACAGGGAATTCAAGCCGGGTGTGCTTGACGGTCTGTCGACCGAGGGTCTGAGCCCCGCCAAATCCAACTGGGCGCAGACCATCGACACGCCGCCCTACTACGGTTATCCCCTGCGCACCGGCATCACCTTCACCTATCTGGGGGTCAAGGTGAACAAGGAAGCCCGCGTGCAGTTCAAGGGCAAGGACGGCCGCACTGTGTCCGCCGCCAATATCTTCGCCGCCGGCGAGATCGTGTCCGGCAACATCCTGGGCCAGGGGTATGCCGGTGGTATCGGCATGGCCATCGGCCTGGTATTCGGCCGCATCGCCGGAGAGGGAGCCGCCCGCAATGCCTCAAACTGA
- the tcuB gene encoding tricarballylate utilization 4Fe-4S protein TcuB, with protein MAAASDEALQGDQLADLHDEARRLMTICNACRYCEGFCGVFPAMMRQNTFADGDLDYLANLCHGCNGCYYACQYAPPHEFAVNVPQAFARLRADTYRRYTWPGFLAGLFQKNGTLVSVLMAGGIGLVLALIHLFQPAEVIHGEHAGNFYAVIPHNVMAYSFGSVFLYAVGVLLFGFWRFRRDTAPSQADETALSVAGATHDALVMKYMGGGGVRGKMDGCNYPSESFSQVRRVFHQMTFWGFLLCFAATSLGTVYHYVFGWEAPYGYTSLPVLFGTVGGIGLLIGPLGLIYLKRIADPNVLVNAQRGMDTGFLALLFLVSLTGLALLGWRETSAMGTLLAIHLGTVLALFLTMPYGKFVHAVYRYAALLRNRREQKR; from the coding sequence ATGGCTGCTGCCTCCGACGAAGCGCTGCAGGGCGATCAGCTGGCCGACCTGCACGACGAAGCCCGCCGCCTGATGACCATCTGCAATGCCTGCCGGTATTGCGAGGGGTTTTGCGGCGTATTCCCGGCGATGATGCGCCAGAACACCTTCGCCGACGGGGATCTGGATTACCTGGCCAACCTGTGCCACGGCTGCAACGGCTGCTATTACGCCTGCCAGTACGCGCCGCCTCACGAATTCGCCGTCAATGTGCCGCAGGCCTTCGCCCGCCTGCGCGCCGACACCTACCGCCGCTACACCTGGCCCGGCTTCCTTGCGGGGCTGTTCCAGAAGAACGGCACCCTTGTGTCGGTCTTGATGGCGGGCGGCATCGGCCTTGTCCTGGCGCTGATCCATCTGTTCCAGCCGGCGGAGGTCATCCACGGCGAGCACGCCGGAAACTTCTACGCCGTGATTCCCCACAACGTGATGGCCTATTCCTTCGGCAGCGTGTTCCTTTATGCCGTGGGGGTGCTGCTGTTCGGGTTCTGGCGGTTCCGCCGCGACACGGCGCCGTCCCAGGCCGACGAAACGGCGCTGTCCGTCGCGGGGGCGACCCATGACGCCTTGGTCATGAAGTACATGGGCGGCGGCGGCGTGCGGGGCAAGATGGATGGCTGCAACTATCCTTCGGAAAGCTTTTCCCAGGTCCGCCGGGTGTTCCACCAGATGACCTTCTGGGGTTTCCTGCTGTGTTTCGCGGCGACGTCCCTGGGCACGGTCTATCACTACGTGTTCGGCTGGGAAGCGCCCTACGGCTATACGTCCCTGCCGGTCCTTTTTGGCACGGTCGGCGGCATCGGGCTGCTGATCGGGCCGCTCGGCCTGATCTATCTCAAGCGCATTGCCGACCCCAACGTGCTGGTCAACGCCCAGCGCGGCATGGACACGGGCTTCCTCGCGTTGCTGTTCCTGGTCAGCCTGACCGGCCTGGCCCTTCTGGGCTGGCGGGAGACGAGCGCCATGGGGACGCTGCTGGCGATCCACTTGGGCACGGTGCTGGCTTTGTTCCTGACCATGCCCTACGGCAAGTTCGTGCACGCGGTCTACCGCTACGCCGCCCTGCTGCGCAACCGCCGCGAACAGAAGCGCTGA
- a CDS encoding nitroreductase: MPNHDGAAVSPAVPQDIHAEIVETAITSRASIRAFLPTPVPQETIERILAAASYAPSGSNMQPWKVRVVAGDVRDRLIKAVSAEHDAGRAQERDFKYYPDPFPEPYLTRRRATGWGLYGTLGIEKGDKEAMHRQHGRNFLLFDAPVGLVFTIDNTLEMGSGLDYGTFLQNIMVMARGLGLHTCPQAAWCSFHTTVKDVLDIPENEIVVCGMALGHADPDAVANTFRPVREPVDGFTKFMGFD, from the coding sequence ATGCCCAACCACGACGGCGCCGCCGTTTCCCCCGCCGTTCCGCAGGATATCCATGCGGAAATCGTTGAAACCGCCATCACGTCGCGCGCCTCGATCCGCGCCTTCTTGCCCACGCCCGTGCCCCAGGAAACCATCGAACGCATCCTCGCCGCCGCCTCCTACGCGCCCTCGGGCTCCAACATGCAGCCCTGGAAGGTGCGCGTGGTCGCAGGTGACGTGCGGGACAGACTGATCAAGGCCGTGAGCGCCGAACACGACGCCGGACGCGCCCAGGAACGGGATTTCAAGTACTATCCCGATCCGTTTCCAGAACCCTACCTCACGCGCCGCCGGGCCACGGGCTGGGGCCTCTACGGTACCCTCGGCATCGAAAAGGGCGACAAGGAAGCCATGCACCGCCAGCACGGACGCAACTTCCTTCTGTTCGACGCCCCCGTGGGCCTGGTCTTCACCATCGACAACACGCTGGAGATGGGCAGCGGGCTCGACTACGGCACCTTCCTGCAGAACATCATGGTGATGGCCCGCGGCCTCGGCCTGCACACCTGCCCGCAGGCGGCCTGGTGTTCGTTCCACACCACGGTGAAGGACGTCCTGGACATCCCCGAGAACGAGATCGTGGTTTGCGGTATGGCGCTCGGCCATGCCGATCCGGACGCGGTCGCCAATACCTTCCGTCCGGTGCGCGAACCGGTCGACGGGTTCACCAAGTTCATGGGCTTCGACTGA
- a CDS encoding aldolase encodes MADGDGKAGKHASKDTFDRRATAEMEANLVKTDQWSLRQKLALTARMLAREGHGNALAGQITARGPDAGTMWTARFGLGLDEIRACDFLLVDGDLKVLQGEGMANPSNRFHLWIYKARADVHCVVHTHPPYVSALSMIGVPLKAAHMDTAMFYEDCAFLDYWPGPPIGDEEGDLISTALGGKNSILLANHGQLAATETVEEAAMRSLYIEYAARLQLMAQAAGTIQEIDPKRGKEAHDYRLKPQPLNASFHYYARKVLREDPNCLEE; translated from the coding sequence ATGGCAGACGGCGACGGCAAGGCAGGCAAACACGCATCCAAGGATACCTTCGACCGGCGGGCGACCGCCGAGATGGAGGCGAATCTCGTCAAGACGGACCAATGGTCCCTGCGCCAGAAATTGGCGCTGACGGCGCGTATGCTGGCCCGCGAAGGCCATGGCAACGCCCTGGCCGGGCAGATCACGGCCCGGGGCCCCGATGCGGGCACCATGTGGACCGCGCGGTTCGGCCTGGGCCTGGATGAAATCCGCGCTTGTGACTTCCTGCTGGTCGACGGCGACCTGAAGGTTCTCCAGGGCGAAGGCATGGCCAATCCGTCGAACCGTTTTCACCTGTGGATCTACAAGGCGCGGGCCGACGTTCATTGCGTCGTCCATACCCACCCGCCCTATGTCTCGGCGCTGTCCATGATCGGGGTGCCGTTGAAGGCGGCCCATATGGACACGGCCATGTTCTACGAGGACTGCGCCTTTCTGGACTACTGGCCCGGCCCGCCCATCGGTGATGAGGAAGGGGATCTGATCTCGACCGCGCTTGGCGGCAAGAATTCGATCCTTCTTGCCAATCACGGACAGTTGGCGGCGACGGAAACGGTCGAGGAAGCGGCCATGCGCTCGCTCTACATCGAATACGCGGCGCGTCTGCAACTGATGGCCCAGGCGGCCGGAACGATCCAGGAGATCGATCCCAAACGGGGCAAGGAAGCCCACGACTATCGCCTGAAGCCCCAGCCCCTGAACGCCAGCTTCCATTACTACGCGCGCAAGGTCCTGCGCGAGGACCCGAATTGTCTTGAGGAATAG
- a CDS encoding arginase family protein, with protein MTDTIDSSLFQPPLTFMGVDYGHDLAGRGAAVLGIPYDNGTHPSRVGAREGPRAIREASRLIRRFRPPDADFDPLDRLSLIDCGDVRLIPSLQDEAEAAIEKAIGLIAGAGLVPVTMGGDGSVTLGQLRALTRRHPDLVVLHVDSHTDANAGTGRAAATGTTFTRAAEEGLVDTGTSLHLGMRGTFRAPGTFDQARGLGYGLMTYDDLRTRGVDVVTAEIKARLAGRPVYLCWDMDFFDPSCAPGVCAPIPGGPGAEEGLRLLRGFAGLNIVACDVNTVSPPHDVGGITALLAAQVMYDCLVLVCQRAG; from the coding sequence ATGACCGACACCATTGATAGCAGCCTGTTCCAGCCGCCGTTGACCTTCATGGGCGTGGACTACGGCCACGACCTTGCGGGACGGGGCGCTGCCGTCCTCGGCATCCCCTATGACAACGGCACCCACCCCAGCCGTGTCGGCGCCCGCGAGGGCCCCCGCGCCATCCGCGAGGCCTCGCGCCTGATCCGCCGCTTCCGTCCGCCCGACGCCGATTTCGACCCCCTGGACCGTCTTTCCCTGATCGATTGCGGGGATGTGCGGCTGATCCCGTCCCTGCAGGACGAGGCCGAGGCCGCCATCGAAAAGGCCATCGGTCTGATCGCCGGGGCGGGCCTTGTGCCCGTGACCATGGGCGGCGACGGCAGCGTCACCCTGGGCCAATTGCGGGCCCTGACCAGGCGGCATCCGGACCTGGTGGTGCTGCATGTGGATTCCCACACGGACGCCAACGCGGGCACGGGGCGCGCCGCCGCCACGGGCACGACCTTCACCCGTGCCGCAGAGGAGGGCCTGGTCGATACGGGAACTTCGCTGCACCTGGGCATGCGCGGCACCTTTCGCGCGCCGGGGACGTTCGATCAGGCGCGGGGGCTCGGCTATGGTCTGATGACCTATGACGACCTGCGAACGCGCGGGGTTGATGTGGTGACGGCCGAGATCAAAGCCCGGCTTGCCGGACGCCCGGTCTATCTGTGCTGGGACATGGATTTCTTCGATCCGTCCTGCGCGCCTGGGGTCTGCGCGCCCATTCCGGGCGGCCCGGGGGCGGAGGAGGGCCTGCGCCTGCTGCGCGGCTTCGCCGGCTTGAACATCGTCGCCTGTGACGTCAACACGGTCAGCCCGCCCCACGACGTCGGGGGGATCACGGCGCTGCTGGCTGCCCAGGTGATGTATGACTGCCTGGTTCTGGTCTGTCAGCGGGCCGGTTAG
- a CDS encoding heme-binding protein, which yields MMTLELAVAIVDGALAKGHAIDCAPLTVAVLDAGGHLVALKREDDSGILRVEIAVGKAYGALGFGVGGRELREKNPKFMAGVISTAPKGMVPAPGGVLIRDPETGRIIGACGISGDTGERDEECAVAGIEGAGFKADPGRVKEV from the coding sequence ATGATGACCCTGGAACTGGCCGTCGCCATCGTCGACGGGGCCCTGGCCAAGGGCCATGCCATCGACTGCGCGCCGCTGACCGTGGCCGTGCTGGACGCAGGCGGGCATCTGGTGGCGCTGAAACGGGAAGACGACTCGGGCATCCTGCGCGTCGAGATCGCCGTCGGCAAGGCCTATGGCGCGCTCGGCTTCGGTGTCGGCGGGCGGGAACTTCGGGAAAAGAACCCCAAGTTCATGGCGGGGGTGATCTCGACCGCGCCGAAGGGCATGGTCCCCGCCCCCGGCGGCGTGCTGATTCGCGATCCCGAAACGGGCCGCATCATCGGCGCCTGCGGCATTTCCGGCGATACGGGCGAACGCGACGAGGAATGCGCCGTCGCCGGGATCGAGGGCGCTGGGTTCAAGGCCGACCCGGGCCGGGTGAAAGAGGTCTAA
- a CDS encoding ABC transporter substrate-binding protein, translating to MTTSKTDTPLDLTLACWDYDRAQAVLDGTVAVPGCAIRAEVHPTSTLFPLAVGEARFDVTEMSMSSYILEVAKGEGAYVAIPVFLSRAFRHNGFVVRADAGIDNPKDLEGKRVGVPEYQMTAALWMRGILTEEYGVDTDTFQWRTGALEQGTRKDRLTLDLPPHMSVTPIEAGESLQDLLLAGELDAVFAPKPLNALVAGDPRVRRLFPDFAAVERAYHAKTGFFPIMHAIGVRRTIAEANPWLPRALYDAFTQSRDLALARLDGIWRGSANRLTLPFFHADMEETRALMGADFWSYGFPDNRAELDAMCRWSWAQHLAPRRVAPEELFHQSLIS from the coding sequence ATGACCACATCCAAGACCGATACGCCTCTCGACCTCACCCTCGCCTGCTGGGACTACGACCGCGCCCAGGCCGTGCTTGACGGCACGGTTGCCGTTCCCGGCTGCGCCATCCGGGCCGAAGTCCATCCGACCTCGACCCTGTTTCCGCTCGCCGTGGGCGAGGCCCGGTTCGACGTGACGGAAATGTCCATGTCGTCCTACATCCTTGAGGTCGCGAAGGGCGAAGGCGCCTATGTCGCGATTCCCGTGTTCCTCAGCCGCGCCTTCCGCCACAACGGCTTCGTCGTCCGCGCCGACGCGGGCATCGACAATCCCAAGGATCTGGAAGGAAAGCGCGTCGGTGTGCCCGAATACCAGATGACGGCGGCCCTGTGGATGCGGGGCATCCTGACGGAAGAATACGGCGTCGACACGGATACCTTCCAATGGCGTACCGGGGCGTTGGAGCAAGGGACCCGCAAGGACCGCCTGACCCTCGACCTGCCGCCGCATATGTCGGTCACGCCCATCGAGGCGGGGGAAAGTCTTCAGGACCTGTTGCTGGCGGGCGAACTGGACGCCGTGTTCGCGCCCAAGCCTTTGAACGCCCTGGTCGCGGGCGATCCCCGCGTCCGGCGCCTGTTCCCCGATTTCGCGGCGGTCGAGCGCGCCTATCACGCCAAGACCGGCTTTTTCCCCATCATGCATGCGATCGGGGTGCGCAGGACCATCGCCGAGGCCAATCCCTGGCTGCCCCGTGCCCTCTACGACGCCTTTACTCAGTCCCGCGACCTGGCCCTGGCCCGGCTGGACGGCATCTGGCGCGGTTCCGCCAACCGCCTGACCCTGCCGTTCTTCCACGCCGACATGGAGGAAACCCGCGCCCTCATGGGGGCGGATTTCTGGTCTTACGGATTCCCGGACAACCGGGCGGAACTGGACGCCATGTGCCGCTGGTCCTGGGCCCAACACCTGGCCCCCCGGCGGGTGGCGCCGGAAGAACTTTTCCACCAATCGCTGATTTCATAA